In Plasmodium brasilianum strain Bolivian I chromosome 12, whole genome shotgun sequence, the genomic window AAGAGAATACTATGATTAAAAGGAACATACAGAACATTAAAGTGGAAggaaataatgaagaaaagaggaaaaaatacGATTTAGAAAAGAGGTGTCAAGAATGGGATATATCCCCttattgtatttatgtatttccaaaagaaaataaatattttagtgTATCGACAACaactcttatttttttaagggaaaataattttgattttAATGAATGGATATTTAATGGTGTAGGATATTTAAGACCAAATGaggaggaagaaaaaaagaaaaacatttttgagaaaattgatgagttaaaaaattttctgaaTAAGTGTAACTCAAATGAGTGCAGTAGGAaagtaaatgaaaatgaagagGTACCGAGAgaatcaaaagaaaaaaaagaaaaaaatatggatataaagaaaatcattcaagaaatagaaaattataaaattgttgACGAAGAAGACAAAGAAGCGGTtgttcaaataataaaaaaaattggtatTTGGCTGAATAGTGAAACAAAGGCATCCATTGTAAATTACTCCAATAATCATATAAAGAGTAAAGTAAAATTTCCAACACAAATCAGTGAAGAAAATACACGAATTTTACTTGAATCAAAAAATGGGGAAGAATCCCctcttcatttaaaaaagatgTATACTCAAAAGAATGACATAAAAAGTGATAGCTTTGATGATGCAAACAATAGCTATTTTATTAAGGGGCTTTTTGACAAGGGGGAAGTTAACATTTACCAAAATAATGCATGTGATTCGTTAGATATTGAAGGGAAGAACGAGAATGGTATCATATGTAATAGGAGTAGCAGTAATCGCAGCAGTAATCGCAGCAGCAATCGCAGCAGCAATCGCAGCAGCAGTGATAGCACCAATTGTGGAAAACCTTGCGATGATGAAAACGCGGGAAGGAGTGAAAAGATGTTCAGCGGTTTTCGAAACGCAAATAACTTTGATGATTACTCACCTAATTATCCCTTATACATAGAAATAGAGAACCCATATCTTCGACTTCTTGCACATACATTAATAACCAAGtattttaattctattttcTGTATATCGGTGAAAGTGAACAATAAGAAACATTTAGCTATTTATAGAAGTGAAAAGGATTCATATAAAGAACAAATAAGAGCATTTCAGTTAgagatagaaaaaataaatcaaaccATTGGTGTAAGACTATTATTtgatgaaattataaaaaataaaaaaataatcacaggtcataattgtttttatgatattttacatatatatcaaacATTCTATCATGATTTACCAACATCGataagtatatttaaaaaaaaatggatagaATTATTTCCATATACATTTGACACCAAATACATGAATGAAACCAATGAATATCTGTATGCATTAAATGGACCAGCGACATTAAAGGGTTTATGTGATTATATGGCTTCCTTAATTTCGTCAAGTAATGactttgattttttttttaattttataaatggaCATTTAGATCTTCCTCAATGTTATGTCcaatttgtaaataaaaaaaatgacagCCCACGTTTAAATGAGGAAGGATACAGCATGATTGATAATGTTGGCAGTAATGATCAGAATAATGAGGAAGATGAAAACAGATGCTTGGAAAATGATAGAATTTCTACCTATTGTGAAAATAAGATAAAGAATGTAACGTGTGAAACTGAAGAAAAAACATGTTCACAGCTGAATAACACCAATAATAACATGAATAATGTACCAAGGAGTGATGAACATAATGCTGGTTATGAT contains:
- a CDS encoding poly(A)-specific ribonuclease PARN; this encodes MSNVLNYFFKNFVLKEKKTFLRYNTSKRRYSKITSVNINNWNNIHKEIINKINDSDFVSIDVEYTGLHLKDERYISIDSSYEAHCYGAKSFFPCQIGITIAKKKDVIITHDNYEGGKENTMIKRNIQNIKVEGNNEEKRKKYDLEKRCQEWDISPYCIYVFPKENKYFSVSTTTLIFLRENNFDFNEWIFNGVGYLRPNEEEEKKKNIFEKIDELKNFLNKCNSNECSRKVNENEEVPRESKEKKEKNMDIKKIIQEIENYKIVDEEDKEAVVQIIKKIGIWLNSETKASIVNYSNNHIKSKVKFPTQISEENTRILLESKNGEESPLHLKKMYTQKNDIKSDSFDDANNSYFIKGLFDKGEVNIYQNNACDSLDIEGKNENGIICNRSSSNRSSNRSSNRSSNRSSSDSTNCGKPCDDENAGRSEKMFSGFRNANNFDDYSPNYPLYIEIENPYLRLLAHTLITKYFNSIFCISVKVNNKKHLAIYRSEKDSYKEQIRAFQLEIEKINQTIGVRLLFDEIIKNKKIITGHNCFYDILHIYQTFYHDLPTSISIFKKKWIELFPYTFDTKYMNETNEYLYALNGPATLKGLCDYMASLISSSNDFDFFFNFINGHLDLPQCYVQFVNKKNDSPRLNEEGYSMIDNVGSNDQNNEEDENRCLENDRISTYCENKIKNVTCETEEKTCSQLNNTNNNMNNVPRSDEHNAGYDSLLTCLLFIFQCHYILKKNNIMWSDIYFNRKNNSNESAKCFFDIFSSMCNKIKIVKTQPNVISLTSADNYEMARHFYMYDYPTYFKKWEIMKIWSPIWISLNKVDDHSCWIIAKSDEDAKNIKMIYKMLQNPQFKLCTYEEYLNKFKSK